The window GTTCGATTCCTCTTAAAAAATTGAATTTCGGCCAGGACTCTTTTGGAACCGGAATTCCAAAAGTAATTTTTGCGTTTCCATGACTTACTTTTCAGGTGGTTCGATATTGAAAATCCCCACCCGTCTTGGGCGGGGGGCCTGTTGAAAAAGAGGCCTGGTTTGTCTGAAAATTCTTCTTCCTCTTTAAAGCGAATGGCAAAAAGAAGAAGGGACTGCCGTAGCAGATCGTTTAAATATACCGAAATCCGCAAATTTTTCCTATGTTGTGAGCGGAGCATCTTTCGGACCATTCAAGAGAAACTTTTTCCAATCCTTTTGTCATGAATCTATTTCCTGCACGAGATCCTTTCATTGCACCAAAGACGCCTTCAATCGAAGAAAACCGTTTGGCATAAATTTTTCTCGATTTCGGGTTTTGTAACTTTTTGCGCATTTCCATCGTGTAGAAATTATTCAGCTCGCTCGGATGGTAGTTTTCCTTGGACTTAAATGAATGTAGTTTCTTCTCAAGTTATTAGAATTCACCAAAATGGATTTAGATCGACCTTTTGTGCAGAAATGTTTCAACTTACAGCCGTTGCAACCCGTCGATCTGTAATCCGAATAACTGTATTGTCCATGAAGATACTTTTCGGATCGGAATTTAAGTGTTCTGCCCGATGGACAGACGAAGTTGTTGGCTTTCTTTTCATAGATAAATTTGATGAACGGAGGCCTTCGTTTGGAGAAATCGGTAACTTTTGGGATCTTCCCTGCTTGAAATAACCTTGTTACTTTTTGATCGGGACAATAAAGATCGAAGTCTTTTAATCTCTGGAAATTACTTTCGCTTGCATAACCGGCATCTAAGACATATTGAATTCTATTTAAATCTTGTTTTTCCGTATCTTAAGAATTCGTAGCAAGATTCGACTTTTCGTAATCATTTTCTTCCGCAAACTTAGTATCGGATTGTTCGTTTCCACACTGTGAGAAATGATCATGTTGGATTTGCAATCGACCGCCGCTTGAGCATTGTAACCTACCAGGAATACGTTTCCTTTTTTCTGTAGATCGCAATCTCTCTCATAGAGATGGACTCTACGACGGTCTTTGTGCTTTTTTAGGAATTTTACCGCATCCTGAAGCTTTTCTGCCTTTAGTTCTAATTCTTTTCTTTTGTCTCGAATTTGAGAACGATCCATATCGGCAGACTTTTCCCATTCTTGAAATTTGACCTTACTTACCTTTTCGATTTGTTCAAGTCTAAGCTCGAATTTTTCCAGGTCCCCTATATCATCGGGATTCGCATTCGCCTTTATCTTAGTGCCATCTATGGAAACGGTTTCAAAATCTATATAACCGCTTTCGTAACCGAGAAATACCGTTTGAGAAAATAGATCTTCGATTTCAGTTCTGTGAGTCTTTCTGAACTTTGAGATAAAACTATGATCCAGCTCTTCTCCATCCAGAAGATAGATCAATTCAGCTCTGAGTTTGGATAACCTACAGAGTTCCCGCATCGAGATATTGCCGATTAAAATGGGATAAAAAAGAGCCGAAATAACTTTCTTCGGTGAAATTGCAGGTCTTCCAGTCTCATCATTCTGGTAATTCTTTTCGAAATCTTCGAAATCTAACCGATCAATGACTTTCTTAAAACCGTGAATCGGATGTTCTTCCCCGAACAATTCCTTGAACTCTAAAACGTACATTCTAAGCTGATTCGGATCCGTATTCTTGAACTTTGCCATTCCGTAAATCTAGCAAGTTCCCTAAAATTGCATCCCTTTTTCAACAGGCTCGTGGGGGATGGCGGCGGTTTTACGGAGAAACCTGATATCAGAAATTATCCGAACTGTCGACTATTCTTTCGAAGAAAAATTCTGTTGGAGCTCACACAAAGAATTTCGAAACAAAATTGCTTGCGAAATAGGAGATTTTCTGATACTCCAACCCGGTACTTCCACCGGGCCGGCCCCCGCCCAGGAAGGGTGGGGATACCCGAATCCCGATCAATTAAACCGGTTGTTTCCCGATGGAAAAATACTGAAACCCTTCTTTTTTGAGGAGTGCAGGCCTGTACTGATTTCTTCCGTCAAAGATAACCGATTGTTTTAGCAGCTGCTTCATCCGAGGGAAGTCCGGTTCGCGAAATTCCCGCCATTCCGTCAAAAGTAGTAAAGCATCCGCTCCTTTTAGCGCCGAATACGCATCTTCAGAATATTCGATCTTACCCTTAAAATAATTTTCCGAAGTTTCTTTAGCGACAGGATCGAATGCTTGTATCTTTGCTCCTTCCGAATGTAACTTTAAAAGAAGTGGTATAGACGGAGCTTCTCTCATATCGTCAGTACCCGGCTTGAATGCAAGACCCCAGACCGCGAATGTCTTACCTTTAACTCCACCTTTTCCGAAGAAAGCTTCGATCTTTTCATACAATCGAACTTTTTGATCCTCGTTCACAGATTCGACTTCTTGAATAATTCTTAACGGTTTTCCATATTGTTCAGAGGTGCGAATCAGCGCCCTAACGTCTTTTGGGAAGCAAGAACCGCCGTAGCCGATACCTGCATATAAAAATTGGCGGCCAATTCGAGAATCTGTCCCCATTCCTTTTCGAACATCTTCGTAGTCCGCGCCGACCGATTCGCAGAGATTCGCGATCTCATTCGCAAACGAAATCTTTGTGGCAAGAAATGCGTTACATGCGTACTTAGTTAGCTCCGCTGAAACGGTCCCCATTCTCAAAATAGGATTCCCGTTCAATACGAAAGGAGCATACAATTGCGCGACCAGATCTCCTGCGCGATCATTATCCGATCCGATCACGACTCGTTCCGGTCGCATAAAATCGTCGATCGCCGCCCCTTCCTTTAAAAATTCGGGATTGGATACCACATCGTATTCGTATTTGGTATGCTTGCCGATAAACTCTTTTACCTTTGCGGCAGTACCGACCGGAACCGTAGATTTATCGACGATAACTTTGTATCCGTTAATCGATTTTCCGATTTCCTCTGCGACAGCAAAAACTGCAGAAAGATCGGCAGATCCGTCCGAAGATGTGGGAGTTCCTACCGCGATAAAAATCAGATCCGACTTTTCCACTCCCTCCTTTAGGGAAGTCGAAAATTCGAGTCTCTTTTCTTTCCAGGTGTTTTGAACAAGCTCGGATAAACCCGGTTCATAAATAGGGATAATACCGTTTTTAAGATCTTCGATCTTTTTGGCGTCCTTGTCCACGCAAATGACTTGGTTGCCGTATTCTGCAAAGCAAGCTCCTGCTACTAATCCGACGTAGCCGCTACCGATAACGCATACTTTCATACGAAGACCAAGTTAGGGAGCAAAGTCGAAGTGGGAAGGAATTTATCTATGAGTTCGGCCCTTTTTTCGTCTCGATTTCGACCGGAATCCAGGCGACTCCTTCGAACTTGGATATATCTAAACGCTCTAGCTCAAATTCTAAAATGCCGTCCTGCCATAGATATGATCCTTCTGCATGACTATCTCCGGAATGCAATGCGATCCCTAAGGAATATTTTCCTGCGGAAAAATTCAGAGGAAATTTGAACTTAGCATGAATCCATTCACCTGTGATAACGTCGAATAACTCGCTACCCAGATGAAAAGTATTCGTACCGAACGAACGAATACCCCGACTATCATCTATATGAAATCCCACCGTTAAGCGTTTCAAATCCTCCTTGAATTTAGCCGAAACGAGTAATTCGACATCCGCTCCCACGGGCAATAAGCCCGGATTAATTCGATTCCCGTGTGATAAGCGAATTTGGACGGATTCTAGGATCGATTCATGCGGGGTAAGCTGAGCCCCTTCTTCGGCGGACGAGGCGGCAATAATTTGCATATACTCTCTAAATCCGTGAATGGGATCCCCATCGTAAACTAACTTACCTTTTTCTAATATTAGAATTCTAGTACAGATGGATTTTAATAGCTCGAGATCATGGCTGACGATCAAGGTGAGGGTTCCTTCCTCGGAGAATTTTCGGAAACGACTTAAGCACTTCTGCTGAAAACTGGCATCGCCGACAGCGAGAGCTTCGTCCACGATTAAGATATCCGGGCGCTTTGCAGTCGCCAATGCAAAGCCTAATCTCATCGTCATTCCGGAGGAATAATTTTTTAACGGGTTCTTTTTGAATTCACTAAGTCCGGAAAAACGAAAAATCTCATCCATCGATGATGTCAATTCGGTCGGATCTAACCCCCAAACTAATCCATTATAGTAAAGATTTTCCTCCCCGGAAAGCTCCGGATTAAAACCGACACCTAATTCTAAAATCGATCGGACGGAGCCTTTCTTTTCTAATCTCCCGGAATCGGGATGGGACACGCCCGTTAATAGTTTCAAAAGGGTGGATTTGCCGGCACCGTTCCGACCGATAATCCCTAAAATTTCTCCCTTATTTGCTTCGAAAGAAATTCCATCGACAGCCTTAAATTTGATATCGGAGCCGAAATACCCGAATGTCAGTGCATTCCAAAGTCTATGCCAGGGACGACTATAACCGGAATAAATCTTAGTAATGCCTTCTACACGTATCAAAGGTGATCCAACACGACCTGATTTAATTTAGCGCGACTTAAAAAGAAAATTACGAAAAACAAAGCGAGGAAAGGTAGGAAATCCATGAAATTCGCTTTCGATTCGTAGTCGGACAATATAAAGGATCGAAAAAGCTCCAACGGAAAGAAAAACGGATTCCATATATTCAATTTTCCTAAAATCCCTGTCGACTGGTAAAGAACCGGCAATCCCCAAAAAAGAAATTGCGAACAAAGGCGAACTAAAGGGGAAATGTCCCTCAAAATAATATTGATCCTAGCGAAGTAATTGACGATGCAGGCAAGAAATAAGCCCGTCGCGAAGATTGCCAAGAATCCTGGCACTATGCCGGACCAATTTGCTTTCCCGAACCATAATAGGAAGATTATCACCGGCACGGCAGTAATCAGCCAATGCAATACATACTGAAAAAAAGGAATCCATAGGAAGATTTCCGGGCCCAGCGGCGATCGTTTAATCAAATGCCGGTTGTCGGTTAAAATTCCGGTCCCTCGAATCAGGTATTCTTGTAGGGGAATCCAAAAAAGTAAACCGCTCAGCACATAAGAAAAATAATCGATCGGATCTTCTCCGTTCGTACGAATTCCTATAAAATAAAATACGACGGTATAAATCAGAATCAAACTCAGATTTTGCAAAAACATCCAAGTTAATCCTAAAGCCGATCCTGCATATTGAAGAGCATAATCTCTTCTTACCAGAACGGATAGAATTCGCATGTTTCGAAAAAATTTGGATTGGGTCACCTAATACCTGAAGCCTGGAAAAGAAAACGAAAAGAGTTACTCTTCGTCTAGGCGAGTAGAATGTTTGCAAGAAAAGATCCCGTCAATTCCAAAAATCCAATGATCTAATAGGTTCACATCTAGTTCCGATAGAATGGAACTAAGGCGCGTATAGACATCCCAATCTTCCGGACTCGGATCGGAGGTCATTCCGGGGTGATTATGGGCGAGAATTGCTTCCGAGGCCTCGTCATTAAGAACAAGTCGAACTAAGTCACGTGGATGCACTCCGACTTCCTCTAAACTTCCTTTGGAAACAACTTCTGCGCGGAGTAGATTTCCTGCCGGGGAAATAGTGGCCAACACAAAGCATTCTCTTCGCATAGGAAGAAATAAGGTTCGCATGTATCTGGACAAGGATACTGGGTCGAAAATGGCGCCTTGTAAGGATTTGTATTTTAAACGCCTTGCCAGCTCTACAGCGGCCATTAATACGGAAGCTTTCGCGGCTCCAAGACCGCCTACTCGTAAGTTACGGGACACATCTATGGAAAGAAGCCCGCTCAGTCCTTTCGTAACTCTCAGAATCTCTCGGCTGAGATCCTCTATAGAACGATTACGATCCCCTTTCCCCAAAAGGACTGCAATCAATTCCCAATCATCTAAGGCATCCGCTTCATATCTGATGCGTGTCCTCGGATCAGGGAGAGTTCCGCTAAACCGATTCAGAATCAGATCTTTCTTAGATTCTTTTTACTCAGCTCGGAAAGTGTTTCCGAAAACCAATTCCCATCTTGAACGAGATCGCCTTGGAAGGATTCTTCCAAATAGTCCGCGAAGGTTTTTGAACCAGGCTCAATTGCTCGGCTCCTTTCCCTCCAGTCGAACCCGGCACCCGCTAAACCCTTACGGTTTCTTTCATATGTTCCAGTATCTTGTAGAGATCGAATCATCATACTTTCTCTCCCTGTCTAGTTAGACGACATAAATTAGGAAAAACACACCTATAATCTACTAAACGGATAGGTACATACTAAACTAAATTATAGTAGTCGTCAAGCGTTTACTAAAAATTTTCTATAGGGATCACAGCCTCGTAGAGCCGCTTCTCTTTCCTTATGAAAATAATTCTACGGAGAGGCCGGACAAATAAGGCTCCCAAAAGTTACGAAATTCAAAAAAAAGACATTCCTTAGAATTTTCCGCGTGCCGAACCCGATTTCCAACCCGTTCCTTTCGTGCGCCGACTCTTATATTTCGGAACCCTACTTCTACCGATCAGCGCTTCTCCGGCCCCTCCGCTTCCTATAGAATGGATTGCACGCTCTTGGAATCAAGAGGGGGAGATTTCACTCTTAGGTCGGAGCGAATCCGGAACCAAATCGACCCGAGGAATGTTAGCACAGGCGCCATTCTCGGCCGGATCGAAAGGACAGGTGCGTCTTCTCGGAATTTGGCTGAACTCTCGAGATTTAAATGCGTCTCAGCTTAGGTCGATTGATATCGGCTATCAATCTCCGGCTTTCGAATCGTTTCGATTAACGTTCCAAGTCGGCGGTTCCCGCGAAGTCTTGCATTCCGTTTTGGGACTTTCTCATCGATCAGGAAGTTTAGAATTCTTCCTTCGAAAAAGTTCCGAAGAAAAAGGATACGGCAGCATACTAAGAAGTAGCTCATCATCAAATACACGCGTAAGCCTGAGCATCGAGTTCACTCAAGAAAGAGAAAGAACTTCCGAAACAAGATTCACTATCGGCTTTGCCTGGAGTTGGGAGGGAATAACCGGCGATGTACTTCTCCGTGAAGAAAGCGGAGAGCTCGACGGAGCCGGATCCTTCGGAATTACAAAGGAACTATTTAAAAACCGGGAATCGAACGACAAGCCGCCAATCCCGGTCGTTAAATCCGAAAGCAAACGGCTTCCCGTGTCGCCCCTAACGGTCGATGAACTCGTAAAAGCGGGCTTTTCGATAACTGATTCGTTACAGCTTTCGAAATGGTCTCGTTCGGATGAACAAGCTTTTCGTGAAAAGATAAATTCTTTCAAGCCTGCGGAACGAAAGAAAATCTTTCGTTTACTCTTTCAAAAAAAGCAAAAATCGGACGGCCGGTATTGAAAGCCGTCATATTTTTATTATTCAGCATTGTTGCCATCGGACGGATTCAGGCCAAGGAAAATGATATGCCTATTCTTTCTTCAGGCGGCTCTTTTTCGACCTATGAGTCTCGTTTTTATAGAAAATCCCAGGATACAATCTGGCTTCGTGGAGATTTTTGCGGTTCTGCAAATATCTTCTCGCATCGAGAAAAGGAAAACTGCCTAAACTCGAAGATCTTTTTAGAAAAACGAAACGAGACTTTATTGGCATCCGTCGCATTCGAAACAAATCGATTTTATCTATCCTACGGAAATCGATTCAAGCCTTCGCGACATTTCTTTTTTTTACGAGAATCGTTCGAATTTTCCTCCTTCTGGTTTTTGGAACAGCCATCCGTTCGCTCTGCTTTTGCAGGAACCAATATCGGCGAATCTTTCTTAAGCCTGTATTACTCGGAACAAGGTGCATCAAAAAGACCTGGGATCTTCCTTAAACCGTTTCGCGATTATCTTGAGTTAGCATATTCTCCGGAATCGAAAGAGGGTTTTCTTTTGTTGGAATTCCCCTCTTACAAGGAAAGAGGATTACGGAAAAATCCGTTCGGATTACGTCTGGAGGCGTTCGGATCTAAGGAATATCCGTCCGGAATTTTTTCGCTCTATTGGCAAAATTACGAATCGGATCAGAGATTGCTTTTCTCGGGTTACCAGGGGAAATCATCGCAGTTATTCAGTTTGTCTTCTCCGGCGGACAATCGAGATCGAGCGCGACTTCTTAGGATCCTTTGGGAACCGGGGATTTACAATCGACTCGAGGCGGTACAGTTTGAACGATTCGCCAGTCCTCTTGAGAATGAAACCGGCATCACGAATTCCAAAGCAATTTGGGGAAGAGTCGCGTTTTTCCAAACCGGCTGGGGAGCAGTCCTGGCTCAAATTAGAACCTATAAATTCGAAAATTCTAATTTATGGACGAGCGGGAGAGGGTTGTACTACGGTTTCCAGAAAAAAGGCTGGAGGTGGGAAATAGGTCAGGAATGGAGAAGGAACGGAGATCGTCTATCGGAAGCGGCGATGCATTTAACCGTCTTCGAGAACTGGAAACTTCAATCTTCGCTTTTATTCGCAAAAGAAGGGAATAGACTTCCGGCTTTTGTGGAAGAATCGCTTACATCGGAAGAGACAGGTTTGCGCGTCGTAGATAAATCCGTTTATTTATTTTTACGGATCTATCATCCTTACTTCGCGATTACCCTTCGGCATTCTCGAGGGGGAGAAGCAAAGGGCGACGGCGTTAGCGCAAGATTTCAAATATTTCTACCTTTATTAGAAAAATAGAAATCGATAGTCGAGGGCAGCTAATCTAATT is drawn from Leptospira fainei serovar Hurstbridge str. BUT 6 and contains these coding sequences:
- a CDS encoding UDP-glucose dehydrogenase family protein, which produces MKVCVIGSGYVGLVAGACFAEYGNQVICVDKDAKKIEDLKNGIIPIYEPGLSELVQNTWKEKRLEFSTSLKEGVEKSDLIFIAVGTPTSSDGSADLSAVFAVAEEIGKSINGYKVIVDKSTVPVGTAAKVKEFIGKHTKYEYDVVSNPEFLKEGAAIDDFMRPERVVIGSDNDRAGDLVAQLYAPFVLNGNPILRMGTVSAELTKYACNAFLATKISFANEIANLCESVGADYEDVRKGMGTDSRIGRQFLYAGIGYGGSCFPKDVRALIRTSEQYGKPLRIIQEVESVNEDQKVRLYEKIEAFFGKGGVKGKTFAVWGLAFKPGTDDMREAPSIPLLLKLHSEGAKIQAFDPVAKETSENYFKGKIEYSEDAYSALKGADALLLLTEWREFREPDFPRMKQLLKQSVIFDGRNQYRPALLKKEGFQYFSIGKQPV
- a CDS encoding ABC transporter permease; its protein translation is MRILSVLVRRDYALQYAGSALGLTWMFLQNLSLILIYTVVFYFIGIRTNGEDPIDYFSYVLSGLLFWIPLQEYLIRGTGILTDNRHLIKRSPLGPEIFLWIPFFQYVLHWLITAVPVIIFLLWFGKANWSGIVPGFLAIFATGLFLACIVNYFARINIILRDISPLVRLCSQFLFWGLPVLYQSTGILGKLNIWNPFFFPLELFRSFILSDYESKANFMDFLPFLALFFVIFFLSRAKLNQVVLDHL
- a CDS encoding ABC transporter ATP-binding protein, whose translation is MIRVEGITKIYSGYSRPWHRLWNALTFGYFGSDIKFKAVDGISFEANKGEILGIIGRNGAGKSTLLKLLTGVSHPDSGRLEKKGSVRSILELGVGFNPELSGEENLYYNGLVWGLDPTELTSSMDEIFRFSGLSEFKKNPLKNYSSGMTMRLGFALATAKRPDILIVDEALAVGDASFQQKCLSRFRKFSEEGTLTLIVSHDLELLKSICTRILILEKGKLVYDGDPIHGFREYMQIIAASSAEEGAQLTPHESILESVQIRLSHGNRINPGLLPVGADVELLVSAKFKEDLKRLTVGFHIDDSRGIRSFGTNTFHLGSELFDVITGEWIHAKFKFPLNFSAGKYSLGIALHSGDSHAEGSYLWQDGILEFELERLDISKFEGVAWIPVEIETKKGPNS
- a CDS encoding JAB domain-containing protein, whose translation is MILNRFSGTLPDPRTRIRYEADALDDWELIAVLLGKGDRNRSIEDLSREILRVTKGLSGLLSIDVSRNLRVGGLGAAKASVLMAAVELARRLKYKSLQGAIFDPVSLSRYMRTLFLPMRRECFVLATISPAGNLLRAEVVSKGSLEEVGVHPRDLVRLVLNDEASEAILAHNHPGMTSDPSPEDWDVYTRLSSILSELDVNLLDHWIFGIDGIFSCKHSTRLDEE
- a CDS encoding LIC12298 family protein is translated as MMIRSLQDTGTYERNRKGLAGAGFDWRERSRAIEPGSKTFADYLEESFQGDLVQDGNWFSETLSELSKKNLRKI
- a CDS encoding P-loop NTPase family protein; this encodes MRRLLYFGTLLLPISASPAPPLPIEWIARSWNQEGEISLLGRSESGTKSTRGMLAQAPFSAGSKGQVRLLGIWLNSRDLNASQLRSIDIGYQSPAFESFRLTFQVGGSREVLHSVLGLSHRSGSLEFFLRKSSEEKGYGSILRSSSSSNTRVSLSIEFTQERERTSETRFTIGFAWSWEGITGDVLLREESGELDGAGSFGITKELFKNRESNDKPPIPVVKSESKRLPVSPLTVDELVKAGFSITDSLQLSKWSRSDEQAFREKINSFKPAERKKIFRLLFQKKQKSDGRY